One Anoplopoma fimbria isolate UVic2021 breed Golden Eagle Sablefish chromosome 21, Afim_UVic_2022, whole genome shotgun sequence DNA segment encodes these proteins:
- the ccl20b gene encoding C-C motif chemokine 20b gives MASSKVCILAVLCSLVIVTTFIGSTQSASCCMMYTSRRLPCHRLLGYTIQTIITSCDIKAVIFHLPGKFVCADPSAKWTQRGMKCINERRRKNVQISGKETATSA, from the exons ATGGCAAGCAGCAAAGTGTGTATCCTGGCAGTACTCTGCTCCCTCGTCATCGTCACTACCTTTATCGGCAGCACACAGTCAG CGAGCTGCTGCATGATGTACACCTCCCGTCGTCTGCCATGCCATCGCCTGCTGGGCTACACCATTCAGACCATCATCACCTCCTGCGACATCAAAGCTGTTAT ATTCCACCTTCCAGgcaagtttgtgtgtgcagaccCTTCAGCCAAGTGGACTCAGAGAGGGATGAAATGTATCAA tgaaaggaggaggaagaacgTTCAGATCTCTGGGAAGGAAACCGCCACGTCAGCATAA